A part of Clostridium novyi genomic DNA contains:
- a CDS encoding PTS fructose transporter subunit IIABC: protein MHITDLLNKDGIVLEPNINTKKEAIDKLVDLMDSKGNLIDKEKYKEAVWERENLTTTGIGDGVAIPHAKSIAVRKPGISAMVIKNGLDYDSLDGQVAKLFFMIAVPKGDSDVHLDVLARLSTMLMDEEFRETLINASSVDEFLKLIDEKEKDKVKKENKKSEKSGYRVLAVTACPTGIAHTYMAAESLEKKSKEMGISLKVETNGSSGVKNILTKEDIENAECIIVAADRKVNMARFEGKRVIETKVANGIHKAEELINEAISGKAPIYHNVETEEAEVLSEKESIGRQLYKHLMNGVSHMLPFVIGGGILIALAFLLDDYSINPKNFGSNTPIAALLKKIGDTSFGFMLPVLAGYIAMSIGDRPALAIGFVGGMMANQGNAGFLGALLAGFISGYLALGLKKGLKVLPNSLDGLKPVLLYPLIGILLIGVISIFVTNPVVSNINIAITNTLNNMGASSKLILGAILGGMMAIDMGGPINKAAYVFGTASLANGQFEFMSAVMIGGMVPPLVIALCTTFFKNKFTKQERQSGITNYIMGLSFITEGAIPFAASDPLRVIPACVIGSSISGALSMTFGCSLRAPHGGIFVLPVISNPMGYFISLVIGSVVGMILLAILRKKI, encoded by the coding sequence ATGCATATTACTGATTTATTAAATAAAGATGGAATAGTATTAGAACCAAATATTAATACGAAAAAAGAAGCTATAGATAAATTAGTTGATTTAATGGATTCTAAGGGAAATCTAATTGATAAAGAAAAATATAAAGAAGCAGTTTGGGAAAGGGAAAACTTAACAACTACAGGTATAGGAGATGGAGTTGCAATACCACATGCAAAGTCAATTGCAGTAAGAAAACCAGGAATAAGTGCAATGGTTATAAAGAATGGATTAGATTATGATAGCTTAGATGGTCAAGTTGCAAAGCTGTTCTTTATGATAGCTGTTCCTAAAGGAGATAGTGATGTTCATTTAGATGTACTTGCCAGATTATCAACTATGCTTATGGATGAAGAATTTAGAGAAACATTAATAAATGCAAGTAGTGTAGATGAGTTTTTAAAGTTAATAGACGAAAAAGAAAAGGATAAGGTAAAAAAAGAAAATAAAAAGTCAGAAAAATCAGGATATAGGGTGTTGGCAGTTACTGCATGTCCAACAGGGATTGCTCATACTTATATGGCAGCAGAAAGTTTAGAAAAAAAGAGTAAAGAGATGGGAATATCTTTAAAGGTTGAAACAAATGGTTCAAGTGGTGTTAAAAATATATTAACTAAAGAAGATATTGAAAATGCAGAATGTATAATAGTTGCAGCTGATAGAAAAGTGAATATGGCAAGATTTGAAGGAAAGAGAGTTATTGAGACTAAGGTGGCTAATGGAATTCACAAAGCAGAAGAATTAATAAATGAAGCTATAAGTGGAAAAGCACCAATTTATCATAATGTTGAAACAGAGGAAGCAGAAGTTTTAAGTGAAAAAGAGAGTATAGGAAGACAATTATATAAACACCTAATGAATGGAGTTTCTCATATGTTACCCTTTGTTATAGGAGGTGGAATATTAATTGCACTAGCGTTTTTATTAGACGATTACTCTATAAATCCTAAAAATTTTGGTTCAAATACTCCAATAGCTGCATTACTTAAGAAAATAGGAGATACTTCCTTTGGATTTATGTTACCAGTTTTAGCAGGGTATATTGCAATGAGTATAGGAGATAGACCAGCGTTAGCAATAGGTTTTGTAGGTGGTATGATGGCTAATCAAGGAAACGCAGGATTTCTTGGAGCACTTTTAGCAGGTTTCATATCAGGATATTTAGCTTTAGGTTTAAAGAAGGGGTTAAAGGTACTTCCAAATAGTTTAGATGGATTAAAGCCAGTATTACTTTATCCGTTAATAGGTATATTATTAATAGGTGTTATTAGTATATTTGTAACAAATCCAGTAGTATCAAATATTAATATTGCAATAACAAATACATTAAATAATATGGGAGCTAGCAGTAAATTAATATTAGGAGCAATACTTGGAGGAATGATGGCAATAGATATGGGTGGTCCTATAAATAAGGCAGCTTATGTATTTGGAACGGCATCTTTAGCAAATGGACAATTTGAATTTATGTCAGCTGTAATGATAGGTGGTATGGTTCCTCCCCTTGTAATAGCACTATGTACTACGTTTTTCAAGAATAAATTTACAAAACAAGAAAGACAATCAGGTATTACAAATTATATAATGGGATTATCTTTTATAACTGAAGGCGCAATTCCTTTTGCAGCTTCGGATCCTTTAAGAGTAATACCAGCTTGTGTTATTGGCTCATCAATTTCAGGAGCATTGTCAATGACATTTGGATGTTCTTTAAGAGCACCTCATGGAGGAATATTTGTATTACCTGTTATATCAAATCCTATGGGATATTTTATATCATTAGTTATAGGATCAGTAGTAGGTATGATACTTTTAGCAATTTTAAGGAAAAAGATTTAG